A portion of the Mycobacterium paraseoulense genome contains these proteins:
- a CDS encoding glycosyltransferase family 4 protein, with translation MKILMVSWEYPPVVIGGLGRHVHHLSTALAAAGHEVVVLSRRPSGTDPSTHPSSDEVVDGVRVISAAQDPHEFSFGADMMAWTLAMGHSMIRAGLALKKRGSNRSWRPDVVHAHDWLVAHPAITLAQFYDVPMVSTIHATEAGRHSGWVSGAISRQVHAVESWLVRESDSLITCSASMADEITELFGPGLAGITVIRNGIDAARWPFAERRPRTGPAELLYLGRLEYEKGVHEVIAALPRIRRTHPGTTLTIAGEGTQQEWLVEQARKHRVLKATRFVGHLGHAELLAVLHRADAAVLPSHYEPFGIVALEAAAAGTPLVTSNIGGLGEAVINGQTGVSCAPRDVAGLAEAVRGVLDDPSAAQRRARAARERLTSAFDWKTVAGETAQVYLAAKRGERQPQPRMPVVEHALPNR, from the coding sequence GTGAAAATCCTGATGGTGTCGTGGGAGTACCCACCGGTGGTGATCGGCGGGCTCGGCCGGCACGTGCATCACCTGTCCACCGCGCTGGCGGCGGCCGGTCACGAGGTCGTGGTGCTGTCCCGCCGCCCCTCGGGCACCGACCCCAGCACGCACCCGTCGTCCGACGAGGTCGTCGACGGCGTCCGGGTCATCTCGGCGGCGCAAGACCCACATGAATTCTCCTTCGGCGCCGACATGATGGCGTGGACGCTGGCGATGGGCCATTCCATGATCCGCGCCGGGCTGGCGCTGAAGAAGCGAGGCAGCAACCGGTCGTGGCGTCCCGACGTCGTGCACGCGCACGACTGGCTGGTGGCCCATCCCGCGATCACGCTCGCCCAGTTCTATGACGTGCCAATGGTTTCCACGATCCACGCTACCGAGGCCGGGCGGCACTCCGGTTGGGTATCCGGCGCGATCAGCCGTCAGGTGCACGCCGTCGAGTCGTGGTTGGTACGCGAATCCGATTCGCTGATCACGTGTTCGGCATCGATGGCCGACGAGATCACCGAACTGTTCGGTCCCGGGCTGGCCGGAATCACCGTCATTCGCAACGGAATCGACGCCGCCCGCTGGCCGTTCGCCGAACGTCGGCCGCGCACCGGGCCCGCTGAACTGCTCTACCTCGGGCGGCTGGAATACGAGAAGGGCGTGCACGAAGTCATCGCCGCCCTGCCGCGGATCAGGCGCACCCACCCGGGGACCACGCTGACCATCGCCGGCGAGGGCACCCAGCAGGAGTGGCTCGTTGAGCAGGCCCGAAAGCATAGGGTGCTCAAGGCAACTCGGTTCGTGGGGCACCTGGGCCATGCCGAGCTGCTCGCGGTCCTGCACCGGGCCGACGCCGCGGTGCTGCCCAGCCACTACGAGCCGTTCGGGATCGTCGCGCTGGAGGCCGCCGCGGCGGGCACGCCGCTCGTGACATCGAACATCGGGGGCCTCGGCGAGGCGGTGATCAACGGACAGACCGGGGTGTCGTGCGCGCCCCGCGACGTCGCCGGACTGGCCGAGGCCGTGCGGGGTGTGCTCGACGATCCGAGCGCCGCCCAGCGGCGCGCCCGCGCCGCCCGCGAGCGGCTCACCTCGGCCTTCGACTGGAAGACCGTCGCCGGCGAGACGGCGCAGGTGTATCTGGCCGCCAAACGCGGCGAGCGGCAGCCCCAGCCGCGAATGCCCGTCGTCGAGCATGCCTTGCCGAACCGCTAA
- a CDS encoding polyprenyl synthetase family protein, whose product MGALSLTSATESPVIAAEWTRTANATEWRTRIRHGVLAHLAGFIAPRRAELGDTRIDAAGDILAAFVSGGKCLRSTFVYLGWLCGAAPDEAALRAAASFELLHVFALLQDDVMDSSTERRGRPSAHLQFAQWHRERGLSGSSRRFGESAAILLGDLCLIWSEQMLRESGIEPRRLQQAWPRYDTMRTELAVGQFADLTNDVRHMPSLEEVLDVARRKSGNYTVRRPLEIGAAMADCDDRTLTQLGRYGAAVGEAFQLRDDVLGVLGSPATTGKPCAGDLLERKATSLVVTAHQLADPPTRAEMTELMNGDAMDACALDRWKALILETGAVDMIEEMISDRVAAAREHLGDAAIEDHVRVALDEMAAACTDRAE is encoded by the coding sequence ATGGGTGCTTTGTCGTTGACATCCGCCACCGAGTCGCCCGTCATCGCGGCGGAATGGACCCGCACAGCGAACGCCACCGAGTGGCGCACGCGCATAAGGCACGGAGTTCTCGCCCACCTCGCCGGCTTCATCGCGCCGCGCCGCGCCGAGTTGGGCGACACGCGCATCGATGCTGCAGGCGACATCTTGGCGGCGTTCGTCTCCGGAGGCAAATGCCTGCGGTCAACTTTCGTGTACCTGGGGTGGCTCTGCGGTGCCGCGCCCGACGAGGCGGCATTGCGGGCGGCCGCCAGTTTCGAGTTGCTGCATGTGTTTGCGCTGCTGCAGGACGACGTCATGGACAGTTCGACCGAACGGCGCGGGCGCCCGTCGGCGCACCTGCAATTCGCCCAGTGGCACCGCGAGCGCGGGCTTTCCGGCTCCTCGCGGCGCTTCGGCGAATCGGCCGCCATCCTGCTCGGTGACCTCTGCCTGATCTGGTCCGAGCAGATGCTGCGCGAAAGCGGGATCGAACCCAGGCGGTTGCAGCAGGCGTGGCCGCGCTATGACACGATGCGCACCGAGCTCGCGGTCGGTCAGTTCGCGGACCTGACCAACGATGTCCGGCACATGCCTTCGCTGGAGGAAGTGCTGGACGTGGCACGGCGCAAGTCGGGCAACTACACCGTGCGGCGACCGTTGGAGATCGGCGCGGCGATGGCCGACTGCGACGACCGAACGTTGACACAGCTCGGCCGGTACGGCGCCGCCGTCGGAGAGGCGTTCCAGCTTCGCGACGACGTGCTCGGTGTCTTGGGCTCGCCGGCTACCACCGGGAAGCCTTGTGCCGGGGATCTTTTGGAACGCAAGGCAACGAGCCTCGTGGTGACCGCGCACCAGCTGGCCGACCCGCCGACCCGCGCCGAGATGACCGAATTGATGAACGGCGACGCCATGGATGCCTGCGCCCTCGACCGGTGGAAAGCGTTGATCCTCGAGACCGGGGCCGTCGACATGATCGAGGAGATGATCAGCGACCGGGTCGCGGCCGCACGCGAGCACCTCGGCGACGCCGCGATCGAGGACCACGTCCGTGTCGCGCTGGACGAAATGGCGGCCGCATGCACGGATCGTGCCGAATGA
- a CDS encoding lycopene cyclase domain-containing protein encodes MTDRWQYLLVLAGCLAITAPLEMFGPGVYRQWRRLAKAVFPVAVVFLIWDEIAIAARVWTYNSAYITGLSIPFRVPVEEVLFFVVIPICALLTYNAVSTILDRVNRR; translated from the coding sequence ATGACGGATCGCTGGCAATATCTGTTGGTCCTGGCGGGGTGCCTGGCGATCACCGCCCCCCTGGAGATGTTCGGTCCCGGCGTCTATCGGCAATGGCGCCGGCTTGCCAAGGCGGTCTTCCCCGTGGCGGTGGTGTTCCTGATCTGGGATGAGATCGCCATCGCCGCGCGCGTCTGGACCTACAACAGCGCCTACATCACCGGCCTGAGTATCCCGTTCCGGGTGCCGGTCGAAGAAGTGCTGTTCTTCGTCGTCATCCCGATATGCGCGCTGCTCACCTACAACGCCGTCAGCACCATCCTGGACAGGGTCAACCGCCGATGA
- a CDS encoding lycopene cyclase domain-containing protein: MTGLGYTVPAVVAVLAVCALELAVLRTGLFRRPGYWLSMLIILGFQVPVDGWLTKLSSPIVSYAPRQITGLRFPFDIPVEDFLFGFALATAVLLGWEHQRARR; this comes from the coding sequence ATGACCGGCCTGGGTTACACGGTTCCGGCCGTGGTGGCCGTATTGGCCGTTTGCGCACTGGAATTGGCGGTGCTGCGCACCGGGCTCTTCCGGCGGCCGGGCTACTGGCTGTCGATGCTGATCATTCTCGGCTTCCAGGTTCCGGTCGATGGCTGGCTGACCAAGCTCAGCTCCCCCATCGTCAGCTATGCCCCTCGCCAGATCACCGGCCTGCGCTTCCCGTTCGACATCCCGGTCGAGGATTTCTTGTTCGGCTTCGCGCTGGCCACCGCGGTATTGCTGGGATGGGAACACCAACGTGCGCGTCGGTGA
- a CDS encoding Rv1815 family serine proteinase, with the protein MEAVSCRRGPVALALAITVMVVGTPSPAQASPGVTVFPGMEIRQGATVCMVALVEPRLRVAVTSGQCGNGEPDVTDHDGNLVGTVVLARRQAADDAAANGAMQPVEYEVIALGPAVTASDVLPTGRQLRSAPGLQAQPGLPVCQFRRAGGQRCGSIASVSNGRFTMADLAADSRDFGGPVYVLTDDNGALIVGLFEGIWGSAPEMESWQAVMQQVYIDGRTQDQQRQPPGEGRMIGRRLAA; encoded by the coding sequence ATGGAAGCGGTCAGCTGCCGGCGCGGTCCGGTGGCGCTCGCACTGGCGATCACGGTGATGGTCGTCGGCACCCCGAGCCCGGCGCAGGCCAGCCCCGGCGTCACGGTGTTTCCCGGTATGGAGATTCGTCAGGGCGCCACGGTGTGCATGGTCGCTCTGGTGGAGCCCCGGTTGCGGGTGGCGGTGACCAGTGGCCAGTGTGGCAACGGGGAGCCGGACGTCACCGACCATGACGGGAACCTGGTGGGAACGGTGGTGCTGGCCCGGCGCCAGGCCGCCGACGACGCGGCGGCGAATGGCGCGATGCAGCCCGTCGAATACGAAGTCATCGCGCTCGGCCCCGCCGTCACGGCCTCGGACGTGCTGCCGACGGGGCGGCAGTTGAGGTCGGCGCCCGGTCTGCAGGCGCAGCCCGGCCTGCCGGTGTGCCAATTCCGCCGAGCGGGCGGCCAGCGGTGCGGCTCGATCGCCTCGGTCAGCAATGGTCGTTTCACCATGGCCGACCTGGCGGCGGACAGCCGCGACTTCGGCGGCCCCGTTTATGTGCTGACAGACGACAACGGGGCGCTGATCGTGGGGCTGTTCGAGGGCATCTGGGGATCTGCACCCGAGATGGAGTCGTGGCAGGCGGTGATGCAGCAGGTCTACATCGACGGGCGCACGCAGGATCAGCAGCGACAACCGCCCGGCGAAGGACGAATGATCGGCCGGCGGTTGGCCGCGTGA
- a CDS encoding MarR family winged helix-turn-helix transcriptional regulator: MDVDQQRGHRDALESLISADLREIAAESDQIGRQFAVSHRLRPNDFRALMYIMVAETAGRPMSSGDLSQRMGLSGSAITYLVDRLIDSGHIRRDSHPDDRRKVILCHGESGLATARSFFSPLAAHTRVALEELPDADLVAAHRVLAAQIRAMQRFQGDLDGPAQ, translated from the coding sequence ATGGACGTCGATCAACAGCGCGGGCACCGAGATGCGCTGGAGTCGCTGATCTCGGCCGATCTGCGGGAGATCGCGGCCGAATCCGACCAGATCGGCCGCCAGTTCGCGGTGTCACATCGATTGCGGCCCAATGATTTCCGGGCATTGATGTACATCATGGTCGCAGAAACCGCGGGCCGGCCGATGAGCTCAGGTGACCTCAGTCAGCGGATGGGGCTGTCCGGTTCGGCCATCACCTATCTGGTCGACCGATTGATCGATTCCGGCCACATTCGCCGTGATTCACATCCCGACGATCGCCGCAAGGTCATCCTGTGTCACGGCGAATCCGGCCTGGCCACCGCCCGGTCGTTCTTCAGCCCGCTGGCCGCCCACACCCGTGTCGCCCTCGAGGAGCTACCCGACGCCGACCTGGTCGCCGCCCATCGGGTGCTGGCGGCGCAGATCCGCGCGATGCAACGCTTTCAGGGCGACCTGGATGGTCCCGCACAGTGA
- a CDS encoding TIGR01777 family oxidoreductase: protein MGLEYSSVVDAPIADVFAWHARPGAFARLSPPWQPMRLVSEAASLKDGRATLALPGGLRWVAVHEAGGYDPPRRFVDAIGGDGLATLPVRMAVRWRHTHDFEDAGGGRTRVIDRVDTPVPASLLRPMFTYRHRQLADDLAAHRLAAANGLAPATVAVTGASGLVGSALTAFLSTGGHRVIRLVRGSPRGDDEREWNPDDPAPGLFDGVDAVIHLAGASIAGRFTEKHRNAIRESRIGPTRRLAEALGRTSHRPAVLVSASAIGYYGSDRGDDILTEDSDRGDGFLAEVVADWEEATAPAEQSGVRVVRVRTGIVQSPRGGTLKLMRPLFSAGLGGRLGNGRQWLSWIGIDDLVDVYHRSLWDQALSGPVNAVAPQPVRNSEYTATLARVMHRPAVLPVPSLGPRVLLGEQGARELACASQRVVPDKLSAAGHRFRQPDLDQALRHLLGHAH from the coding sequence ATGGGGCTTGAATATTCGAGCGTGGTCGACGCGCCGATCGCCGATGTCTTTGCCTGGCACGCCCGACCGGGCGCGTTCGCCCGGCTCTCGCCGCCGTGGCAGCCCATGCGGCTGGTCAGCGAGGCGGCCTCCCTGAAGGACGGGCGGGCGACGCTCGCGCTGCCGGGCGGTCTGCGCTGGGTCGCCGTGCACGAGGCGGGAGGATACGACCCGCCGCGCCGCTTCGTCGATGCCATCGGTGGTGACGGGCTGGCCACGCTGCCGGTGCGAATGGCGGTGCGCTGGCGACACACCCACGATTTCGAAGACGCCGGCGGCGGACGGACCAGGGTCATCGACCGGGTCGACACGCCGGTGCCCGCGTCGTTGCTGCGCCCCATGTTCACCTACCGGCACCGTCAGCTGGCCGACGATCTGGCCGCCCACCGGCTGGCCGCCGCGAACGGCCTGGCGCCGGCGACGGTCGCCGTCACCGGGGCGTCGGGGTTGGTGGGCTCGGCGTTGACGGCGTTTCTGAGCACCGGCGGCCACCGCGTCATCCGGTTGGTCCGCGGCTCCCCGCGTGGCGACGACGAGCGAGAGTGGAATCCCGACGACCCCGCCCCGGGACTGTTCGACGGGGTAGACGCGGTCATCCATCTGGCGGGCGCCTCGATCGCCGGCCGGTTCACCGAGAAGCACCGCAACGCCATCCGGGAGAGCAGGATCGGGCCGACCCGCCGGCTCGCCGAGGCGCTGGGACGCACGTCGCACCGCCCGGCGGTACTCGTCTCGGCTTCGGCGATCGGATATTACGGATCCGACCGCGGCGACGACATCCTCACCGAGGACAGCGACCGCGGCGACGGTTTCCTCGCGGAGGTGGTGGCCGACTGGGAGGAGGCGACCGCACCAGCGGAGCAGTCCGGGGTGCGCGTGGTACGGGTGCGCACCGGGATCGTGCAATCCCCTCGGGGCGGCACATTGAAGCTGATGCGCCCGCTCTTCAGCGCCGGGCTGGGCGGCCGGCTGGGCAACGGCCGGCAATGGCTCTCGTGGATCGGCATCGACGACCTGGTCGACGTCTATCACCGCTCGCTGTGGGACCAAGCGCTGTCGGGACCGGTCAATGCCGTTGCCCCGCAGCCGGTTCGCAACAGCGAGTACACCGCAACGCTGGCACGCGTCATGCACCGGCCCGCGGTGTTGCCGGTACCGTCGCTGGGGCCCCGCGTCTTGCTCGGCGAGCAGGGCGCACGCGAACTCGCGTGCGCCAGCCAGCGGGTCGTTCCGGACAAGCTGAGCGCGGCCGGGCACCGGTTCCGCCAACCGGACCTCGACCAGGCCCTGCGCCACCTGCTCGGCCACGCCCACTGA
- a CDS encoding class I SAM-dependent methyltransferase, producing the protein MRVGEAGPTPGQLSAAFDAGATAYDRLVGASPGYHEQLLLSARRMRIRERGRGLRLLDAGCGTGASTAALLAVAPEANIVAVDASRGMLDEAAAKNWPPSVRFVHTPVEDLAEHGITGPFDGILAAYLIRNLADPDDQLRKLRMLLRPGATLAVHEYSVRDSPAATWIWHAVCWGIIIPAGWWRTRDAALYRYLWRSVLEFDGAARFRARLAEAGFTAVHSETMPGWEANIVHTFLADAPS; encoded by the coding sequence GTGCGCGTCGGTGAGGCCGGGCCCACCCCCGGTCAGTTGTCCGCCGCGTTCGACGCGGGAGCGACGGCATACGACCGGCTCGTGGGCGCCAGCCCCGGCTACCACGAGCAACTGCTGCTCTCCGCCCGCCGCATGCGAATCCGCGAACGCGGCAGGGGCTTACGGCTGCTCGACGCGGGATGTGGCACCGGCGCCTCGACGGCCGCGCTGCTCGCCGTGGCCCCCGAGGCCAACATCGTCGCCGTCGACGCGTCGCGGGGCATGCTCGACGAGGCCGCCGCCAAGAATTGGCCCCCCTCGGTGCGATTCGTGCACACCCCCGTCGAGGACCTGGCCGAGCACGGCATCACCGGACCGTTCGACGGCATCCTGGCCGCCTACCTGATCCGCAACCTGGCCGACCCCGACGACCAACTGCGCAAGCTTCGGATGCTGCTGCGCCCCGGCGCCACCCTGGCCGTGCACGAATACTCGGTGCGCGACTCCCCCGCCGCCACCTGGATCTGGCACGCCGTGTGTTGGGGCATCATCATTCCGGCCGGGTGGTGGCGCACCCGGGACGCGGCGCTGTACCGCTACCTGTGGCGCAGCGTGCTGGAGTTCGACGGCGCGGCACGCTTCAGGGCCCGCCTCGCCGAGGCGGGCTTCACCGCGGTGCACAGCGAAACGATGCCCGGCTGGGAGGCCAACATCGTGCACACGTTCCTGGCGGACGCGCCGTCATGA
- the crtI gene encoding phytoene desaturase family protein encodes MRTIEGRSEHVVVIGAGLAGLSAALHLAGRGRAVTVVEREPWPGGRAGRLDIDGYRIDTGPTVLTMPDIIDETFAAVGRSRSGRLELLPLEPAYRAVFADGSALDVHTDPDRMATAIEEFAGFGQAAGYRRLREWLTRLYRIEFDGFIAANFDSPLSLLTPQLARLAAIGGFRKWDRMVKRHLSDTRLQRVFTFQSLYAGVAPRDALAVYAVIAYMDTIAGVFFPRGGVRALPDALASAAAEAGVQFRYNATVTGLDRSGGRVKAVRTDRLDPIACDAVVLTTELPQSYALLGRTPRRPLRLRPAPSAVVAHLGCRRVPSDTAHHTILFGDSWDRTFTDIIRDGRLMQDPSLLVTRPTASDPTLAPDGRDLLYVLAPAPNLDRGNIDWGSVGPRYVDNLIDDVAARMLPGLPDNATVLDVVTPADWARQGMAAGSPFALAHTFAQTGPFRPANMVRGIDNAVLAGSSTVPGVGVPTTLISGRLAADRITGIGAGRANRMPTHHDMGAGLT; translated from the coding sequence ATGCGGACCATCGAAGGACGCAGCGAGCACGTGGTGGTGATCGGCGCCGGGCTGGCGGGGCTGTCCGCCGCGTTGCATCTGGCCGGCCGGGGGCGCGCCGTGACCGTGGTCGAGCGCGAGCCATGGCCGGGCGGACGCGCCGGTCGGCTCGACATCGACGGCTATCGCATCGACACCGGGCCGACGGTGCTGACGATGCCGGACATCATCGACGAGACGTTCGCGGCGGTGGGCCGCAGCCGGTCGGGCCGGCTGGAGCTGCTGCCGCTCGAGCCGGCCTACCGGGCGGTGTTCGCCGACGGGAGCGCGCTCGACGTGCACACCGACCCCGATCGCATGGCCACCGCCATCGAAGAGTTCGCCGGCTTCGGGCAGGCGGCGGGCTACCGGCGGTTACGCGAGTGGCTGACACGGTTGTACCGGATCGAGTTCGACGGGTTCATCGCCGCCAATTTCGATTCCCCGCTGTCGTTGCTCACTCCGCAACTGGCGCGACTGGCCGCGATCGGCGGGTTCCGCAAATGGGATCGCATGGTCAAACGCCACCTCAGCGACACTCGCTTACAGCGCGTCTTCACGTTTCAATCGCTCTACGCCGGCGTGGCCCCGCGCGACGCCCTTGCCGTGTACGCGGTCATCGCCTACATGGACACCATCGCGGGAGTGTTCTTTCCGCGCGGCGGCGTTCGCGCGCTTCCCGATGCGCTCGCCTCGGCGGCCGCCGAGGCGGGGGTCCAATTCCGTTACAACGCCACGGTGACCGGGCTCGACCGCTCCGGCGGGCGGGTCAAAGCCGTGCGAACGGATCGCCTGGACCCCATCGCCTGCGACGCTGTGGTGCTGACCACCGAATTGCCGCAGTCCTACGCATTATTGGGCCGCACGCCGCGTCGGCCCCTGCGGCTGCGCCCGGCACCGTCGGCGGTCGTGGCTCATCTCGGCTGTCGCCGCGTCCCGTCCGACACGGCGCACCACACCATTTTGTTCGGTGATTCCTGGGATCGGACCTTCACCGACATCATCCGCGACGGACGGTTGATGCAGGACCCGTCGCTGCTGGTCACCCGCCCCACGGCGAGCGACCCGACCCTCGCCCCGGACGGTCGGGACCTGCTGTACGTGCTTGCCCCGGCGCCGAATCTGGATCGCGGGAACATCGACTGGGGCAGTGTCGGGCCCCGGTACGTCGACAACCTCATCGACGACGTGGCGGCCCGGATGCTTCCCGGGTTGCCCGACAACGCAACGGTTTTGGACGTGGTCACGCCGGCGGACTGGGCGCGTCAGGGCATGGCCGCCGGCAGCCCATTCGCGCTGGCCCACACCTTCGCGCAGACGGGTCCGTTCCGGCCGGCCAACATGGTGCGCGGCATCGACAACGCGGTCCTCGCCGGATCGTCGACCGTGCCCGGCGTCGGTGTCCCCACCACGCTGATCTCGGGCCGGCTCGCCGCCGACCGCATCACCGGCATCGGTGCCGGCCGAGCCAACCGGATGCCGACACATCACGACATGGGAGCCGGGCTGACATGA
- a CDS encoding phytoene/squalene synthase family protein, with amino-acid sequence MIRSELDAAGIDDPRLREGYRRCRELNAAHGRTFFLATRLLAPDQRPAIHALYGFARYADDILDDLDPQLCTDIRAERLQQLADKFFAGGEHLDDPVLAAVSHTARRYRIGTELFDDFLASMRMDLTITDYPDRKALNLYMRGSAEAIGLQVLPVLGTAVPVEEAAPYAAALGRAFQLTNFLRDVDEDLLRGRVYLPADELAAHGVDRELLTWCHRNRRTDPRVRTALAAQHEITRETYRFADAGIAMLSPRSQPCVATAAALYSEILDRIEESDFAVFNHRATVGKARRLQVAGIGLIRSWRARISSPGVSDPPGAA; translated from the coding sequence ATGATCCGCAGCGAGTTGGACGCGGCCGGAATCGACGATCCGCGGCTGCGCGAGGGATACCGTCGCTGCCGCGAGCTCAACGCCGCGCACGGCCGCACCTTTTTCTTGGCCACCCGGCTACTGGCACCCGACCAACGGCCGGCGATACACGCCCTCTACGGTTTCGCGCGCTATGCCGACGACATCCTCGATGACCTCGATCCGCAGCTGTGCACCGATATCCGCGCCGAACGGCTCCAGCAGTTGGCCGACAAGTTCTTCGCCGGTGGAGAACATCTCGACGATCCCGTGCTCGCGGCGGTCTCCCACACCGCGCGCCGGTACCGGATCGGCACCGAGCTGTTCGACGACTTCCTGGCATCCATGCGGATGGATCTCACGATCACCGACTATCCCGACCGCAAGGCGCTCAACCTCTACATGCGCGGATCCGCCGAAGCCATTGGGCTGCAGGTTCTTCCGGTGCTGGGAACCGCGGTGCCGGTCGAGGAGGCCGCGCCCTACGCCGCTGCGCTGGGCAGGGCGTTTCAGCTCACCAACTTCCTGCGCGATGTCGACGAAGACCTGCTGCGCGGCCGGGTCTACCTGCCGGCCGATGAACTCGCCGCCCACGGAGTGGATCGCGAGCTGTTGACCTGGTGTCACCGGAACCGCCGCACCGACCCGCGGGTCCGAACGGCGCTGGCCGCTCAACACGAAATCACCCGGGAGACTTACCGGTTCGCCGACGCCGGCATCGCGATGCTCAGTCCCCGCTCACAACCGTGCGTGGCGACGGCGGCGGCGTTGTATTCGGAGATCCTGGACCGCATCGAGGAAAGCGACTTTGCGGTGTTCAACCACCGGGCCACGGTCGGCAAGGCTCGACGACTGCAGGTCGCCGGCATCGGGCTGATACGGTCGTGGCGGGCGCGCATCAGTTCGCCCGGTGTTTCGGATCCTCCGGGGGCCGCATGA
- a CDS encoding phosphodiesterase, whose product MSVSDLVALPFQWGAAIRGKRLFHPIGVLAEGFIERTAPAGEGLPISSSEVVARVSKAGGTPGALPDFVGLAFRVTPPQAAGPWDILVVSSGSGVLSRALALRPAISWSGQTLNTLMPLHYRGANWWLRARIESELDGPGLSLDSVRERLQHDPIAVSLDQACGRGDFTPLGRLTLTGALDPERAPDVSFDPVVNTAPGVSLHPRWLADLRARAYRRSRHGRDAD is encoded by the coding sequence GTGAGCGTTTCCGATCTTGTTGCGTTGCCCTTCCAGTGGGGCGCGGCCATCCGGGGCAAACGGTTGTTTCATCCCATCGGGGTGTTGGCCGAAGGCTTCATCGAACGCACCGCGCCGGCGGGCGAGGGGCTGCCCATCTCGTCGTCCGAGGTTGTCGCGCGGGTGTCGAAGGCCGGCGGCACCCCGGGGGCCCTGCCCGACTTCGTCGGGCTCGCGTTCCGGGTTACGCCGCCGCAGGCAGCGGGGCCATGGGACATCCTGGTCGTCTCTTCGGGCTCGGGTGTGTTGTCCCGCGCGCTGGCGCTGCGGCCGGCCATTTCGTGGAGCGGTCAGACGCTGAACACATTGATGCCGCTGCACTATCGGGGCGCCAATTGGTGGCTCAGAGCCCGAATCGAGAGCGAGCTGGACGGACCGGGCCTCTCGCTGGACAGCGTCCGCGAGCGGCTCCAGCACGACCCGATCGCCGTGTCGCTCGATCAGGCCTGCGGCAGAGGTGATTTCACTCCGCTGGGCCGGCTCACGTTGACCGGCGCCCTCGACCCCGAACGGGCACCGGACGTGTCGTTCGATCCCGTCGTCAACACGGCCCCCGGCGTCAGCCTGCATCCGCGGTGGCTCGCCGATCTGCGCGCCCGCGCGTATCGGCGCAGCCGTCACGGCAGAGACGCGGACTAG